From one Solanum lycopersicum chromosome 12, SLM_r2.1 genomic stretch:
- the LOC101249334 gene encoding nucleotide-sugar uncharacterized transporter 2 isoform X2 — protein MAMTFNFMVAVGIILGNKLVMGRVGFKFPIFLTLIHYCCSWILLAIFKALSLLPAAPPARTTPFSSLFSLGVVMAFASGLANASLSHNSVGFYQMAKIAVTPTIVIAEFFLFKKKVSFHKVLALAVVSVGVAVATVTDLEFNFFGACIALAWIVPSGVNKILWSNLQQQTNWTALALMWRTTPVTIFFLVPLSPLLDPPGVLSFKWDINNTSAILISALLGFLLQWSGALALGATSATSHVVLGQFKTCVILLGGYFLFSSDPGWTSICGAVTALGGMTVYTSLSLKESREKASDQLPKHSLPPQKLKSTEDDDNSRYTPPDQTPAVV, from the exons ATGGCAATGACCTTCAATTTCATGGTTGCTGTTGGAATAATATTGGGAAACAAACTC GTCATGGGAAGAGTTGGATTTAAATTTCCCATTTTCCTAACGCTCATTCATTACTGCTGTTCTTGGATATTACTCGCCATCTTCAAGGCTTTGTCATTGCTTCCAGCTGCTCCTCCTGCTAGAACAACACCATTTTCTTCACTCTTTTCGTTGGGTGTTGTGATGGCTTTTGCCTCTGGCCTTGCCAATGCTAGTCTGAGTCATAACAG TGTGGGTTTCTATCAGATGGCTAAAATTGCGGTTACTCCAACCATTGTCATTGCAGAGTTCTTTCTTTTCAAGAAGAAAGTATCCTTTCACAAA GTTCTGGCTCTGGCTGTCGTGTCAGTAGGCGTTGCAGTTGCAACTGTCACGGACTTGGAATTTAATTTCTTTGGGGCTTGTATTGCACTAGCATGGATTGTTCCAAGCGGTGTAAACAAAATTCTTTGGTCAAATCTCCAACAACAAACAAATTGGACTGCTCTTGC GTTGATGTGGAGGACGACTCCAGTGACAATTTTCTTCTTGGTACCACTGTCGCCTTTGCTAGACCCTCCAGGAGTGCTATCTTTCAAGTGGGACATCAACAATACGAGTGCTATTCTCATCTCAGCCTTACTTGGTTTCCTCTTGCAATGGTCTGGAGCTTTAGCACTTGG AGCTACATCAGCAACGTCACACGTTGTTTTAGGACAATTCAAGACTTGTGTGATCCTACTAGGAGGATATTTCCTGTTTAGCTCAGATCCAGGGTGGACGAGTATATGTGGTGCCGTTACAGCTCTTGGTGGAATGACAGTATACACATCCCTCAGCTTAAAGGAATCGAGAGAAAAGGCGAGTGATCAACTCCCAAAGCATAGTTTACCTCCTCAAAAACTCAAGAGTACTGAAGATGATGACAACTCCAGATACACACCTCCAGACCAAACTCCTGCTGTCGTCTAA
- the LOC101249334 gene encoding nucleotide-sugar uncharacterized transporter 2 isoform X3, which translates to MGLLDYLFGNGGRRFIKRKDSDAGEAGRALEELRGSLYNELRTSEGAKRQQQRFCGPVMAMTFNFMVAVGIILGNKLVMGRVGFKFPIFLTLIHYCCSWILLAIFKALSLLPAAPPARTTPFSSLFSLGVVMAFASGLANASLSHNSVGFYQMAKIAVTPTIVIAEFFLFKKKVSFHKVLALAVVSVGVAVATVTDLEFNFFGACIALAWIVPSGVNKILWSNLQQQTNWTALAFMQVDVEDDSSDNFLLGTTVAFARPSRSAIFQVGHQQYECYSHLSLTWFPLAMVWSFSTWSYISNVTRCFRTIQDLCDPTRRIFPV; encoded by the exons GTAGGGCACTGGAAGAGCTCAGAGGTTCTCTCTACAATGAGCTTCGAACATCAGAAGGAGCCAAGCGTCAACAACAGCGATTCTGTGGTCCAGTTATGGCAATGACCTTCAATTTCATGGTTGCTGTTGGAATAATATTGGGAAACAAACTC GTCATGGGAAGAGTTGGATTTAAATTTCCCATTTTCCTAACGCTCATTCATTACTGCTGTTCTTGGATATTACTCGCCATCTTCAAGGCTTTGTCATTGCTTCCAGCTGCTCCTCCTGCTAGAACAACACCATTTTCTTCACTCTTTTCGTTGGGTGTTGTGATGGCTTTTGCCTCTGGCCTTGCCAATGCTAGTCTGAGTCATAACAG TGTGGGTTTCTATCAGATGGCTAAAATTGCGGTTACTCCAACCATTGTCATTGCAGAGTTCTTTCTTTTCAAGAAGAAAGTATCCTTTCACAAA GTTCTGGCTCTGGCTGTCGTGTCAGTAGGCGTTGCAGTTGCAACTGTCACGGACTTGGAATTTAATTTCTTTGGGGCTTGTATTGCACTAGCATGGATTGTTCCAAGCGGTGTAAACAAAATTCTTTGGTCAAATCTCCAACAACAAACAAATTGGACTGCTCTTGC TTTTATGCAGGTTGATGTGGAGGACGACTCCAGTGACAATTTTCTTCTTGGTACCACTGTCGCCTTTGCTAGACCCTCCAGGAGTGCTATCTTTCAAGTGGGACATCAACAATACGAGTGCTATTCTCATCTCAGCCTTACTTGGTTTCCTCTTGCAATGGTCTGGAGCTTTAGCACTTGG AGCTACATCAGCAACGTCACACGTTGTTTTAGGACAATTCAAGACTTGTGTGATCCTACTAGGAGGATATTTCCTGTTTAG
- the FPPS1 gene encoding farnesyl pyrophosphate synthase, producing the protein MADLKKKFLDVYSVLKSDLLEDTAFEFTDDSRKWVDKMLDYNVPGGKLNRGLSVIDSLSLLKDGKELTADEIFKASALGWCIEWLQAYFLVLDDIMDGSHTRRGQPCWYNLEKVGMIAINDGILLRNHITRILKKYFRPESYYVDLLDLFNEVEFQTASGQMIDLITTLVGEKDLSKYSLSIHRRIVQYKTAYYSFYLPVACALLMVGENLDKHVDVKKILIDMGIYFQVQDDYLDCFADPEVLGKIGTDIQDFKCSWLVVKALELCNEEQKKILFENYGKDNAACIAKIKALYNDLKLEEVFLEYEKTSYEKLTTSIAAHPSKAVQAVLLSFLGKIYKRQK; encoded by the exons ATGGCTGATCTGAAGAAGAAATTTTTGGATGTGTACTCTGTTCTTAAATCTGATCTGTTAGAAGACACAGCTTTTGAATTTACAGATGATTCTCGTAAATGGGTCGACAAG ATGCTGGACTACAATGTACCTGGAG GGAAGCTGAACCGAGGACTATCTGTTATTGACAGCCTTAGTTTGTTGAAAGATGGAAAAGAATTAACCGCTGATGAAATCTTTAAAGCATCTGCTCTTGGCTGGTGCATTGAATGG CTTCAAGCATACTTCCTTGTTCTTGATGATATAATGGATGGATCTCATACACGTCGAGGTCAACCATGCTGGTACAACTTAGAAAAG GTTGGGATGATTGCTATTAATGATGGCATTCTTCTTCGCAACCACATCACCAGAATTCTGAAGAAGTACTTCAGGCCAGAGTCTTATTATGTTGATCTTCTAGATTTGTTTAACGAG GTAGAGTTCCAGACTGCCTCTGGACAAATGATAGATTTGATCACAACACTTGTAGGAGAGAAAGATTTATCAAAGTACTCATTGTCTAT TCATCGCCGGATTGTCCAGTATAAAACTGCCTATTATTCATTTTACCTCCCA GTGGCATGTGCACTTCTTATGGTAGGAGAGAATCTTGACAAGCATGTTGATGTCAAGAAAATTCTTATTGACATGGGAATCTACTTTCAAGTTCAG GATGATTATCTGGACTGCTTTGCTGACCCAGAGGTGCTGGGCAAG ATTGGCACTGATATTCAGGACTTTAAGTGCTCTTGGTTGGTAGTTAAAGCTCTAGAACTATGCAACGAGGAGCAAAAGAAGATATTATTT GAGAACTATGGAAAAGATAACGCTGCTTGTATTGCTAAAATAAAGGCACTCTATAATGATCTCAAACTTGAG GAAGTATTTCTGGAATACGAGAAGACGTCCTATGAAAAATTGACCACTTCTATTGCAGCTCATCCAAGCAAAGCAGTACAGGCAGTGCTGCTATCATTCTTGGGAAAGATTTATAAGAGGCAGAAGTAG
- the LOC101249334 gene encoding nucleotide-sugar uncharacterized transporter 2 isoform X1 yields MGLLDYLFGNGGRRFIKRKDSDAGEAGRALEELRGSLYNELRTSEGAKRQQQRFCGPVMAMTFNFMVAVGIILGNKLVMGRVGFKFPIFLTLIHYCCSWILLAIFKALSLLPAAPPARTTPFSSLFSLGVVMAFASGLANASLSHNSVGFYQMAKIAVTPTIVIAEFFLFKKKVSFHKVLALAVVSVGVAVATVTDLEFNFFGACIALAWIVPSGVNKILWSNLQQQTNWTALALMWRTTPVTIFFLVPLSPLLDPPGVLSFKWDINNTSAILISALLGFLLQWSGALALGATSATSHVVLGQFKTCVILLGGYFLFSSDPGWTSICGAVTALGGMTVYTSLSLKESREKASDQLPKHSLPPQKLKSTEDDDNSRYTPPDQTPAVV; encoded by the exons GTAGGGCACTGGAAGAGCTCAGAGGTTCTCTCTACAATGAGCTTCGAACATCAGAAGGAGCCAAGCGTCAACAACAGCGATTCTGTGGTCCAGTTATGGCAATGACCTTCAATTTCATGGTTGCTGTTGGAATAATATTGGGAAACAAACTC GTCATGGGAAGAGTTGGATTTAAATTTCCCATTTTCCTAACGCTCATTCATTACTGCTGTTCTTGGATATTACTCGCCATCTTCAAGGCTTTGTCATTGCTTCCAGCTGCTCCTCCTGCTAGAACAACACCATTTTCTTCACTCTTTTCGTTGGGTGTTGTGATGGCTTTTGCCTCTGGCCTTGCCAATGCTAGTCTGAGTCATAACAG TGTGGGTTTCTATCAGATGGCTAAAATTGCGGTTACTCCAACCATTGTCATTGCAGAGTTCTTTCTTTTCAAGAAGAAAGTATCCTTTCACAAA GTTCTGGCTCTGGCTGTCGTGTCAGTAGGCGTTGCAGTTGCAACTGTCACGGACTTGGAATTTAATTTCTTTGGGGCTTGTATTGCACTAGCATGGATTGTTCCAAGCGGTGTAAACAAAATTCTTTGGTCAAATCTCCAACAACAAACAAATTGGACTGCTCTTGC GTTGATGTGGAGGACGACTCCAGTGACAATTTTCTTCTTGGTACCACTGTCGCCTTTGCTAGACCCTCCAGGAGTGCTATCTTTCAAGTGGGACATCAACAATACGAGTGCTATTCTCATCTCAGCCTTACTTGGTTTCCTCTTGCAATGGTCTGGAGCTTTAGCACTTGG AGCTACATCAGCAACGTCACACGTTGTTTTAGGACAATTCAAGACTTGTGTGATCCTACTAGGAGGATATTTCCTGTTTAGCTCAGATCCAGGGTGGACGAGTATATGTGGTGCCGTTACAGCTCTTGGTGGAATGACAGTATACACATCCCTCAGCTTAAAGGAATCGAGAGAAAAGGCGAGTGATCAACTCCCAAAGCATAGTTTACCTCCTCAAAAACTCAAGAGTACTGAAGATGATGACAACTCCAGATACACACCTCCAGACCAAACTCCTGCTGTCGTCTAA